One genomic window of Polyangium aurulentum includes the following:
- a CDS encoding toxin-antitoxin system YwqK family antitoxin, whose product MALAVVAGTALGCRQSTGPCTDGAQLHGRAPPEGTLQWCAKPDGKKHGRWVEWYANGKVKTEGNYVDGKMEGRWVSYFETGVKQLEGEYRSGVKQGLWTLHYEEGQKNREEIHSPDSREVKWTAWRSDGKKWAEGTLREHHSHGPYSEWHPNGALAAQGQYEADKKVGEWKYWSPDGAPSDAPQGDFSQD is encoded by the coding sequence GTGGCGCTGGCGGTCGTCGCGGGCACGGCCCTCGGCTGCCGCCAGTCCACAGGTCCCTGCACCGATGGAGCGCAGCTACATGGCCGCGCTCCACCGGAGGGAACCCTGCAATGGTGCGCGAAGCCCGACGGCAAGAAGCACGGCCGCTGGGTGGAGTGGTACGCCAATGGCAAGGTGAAGACCGAAGGAAATTACGTCGACGGCAAGATGGAAGGCCGCTGGGTGAGCTACTTCGAGACCGGCGTGAAGCAGCTCGAGGGAGAGTACCGCAGCGGCGTCAAGCAGGGTCTGTGGACCCTTCATTACGAGGAAGGGCAGAAGAACCGCGAGGAGATCCACTCCCCCGACTCGCGTGAGGTGAAATGGACCGCGTGGCGCTCCGACGGGAAGAAGTGGGCCGAAGGCACGCTGCGCGAGCACCATTCACACGGTCCTTACTCGGAATGGCACCCGAACGGCGCGCTGGCGGCGCAGGGCCAATACGAGGCGGACAAGAAGGTCGGCGAGTGGAAGTACTGGAGCCCCGACGGGGCGCCATCGGACGCTCCGCAGGGTGACTTCTCGCAGGATTGA
- a CDS encoding VOC family protein, which produces MSDDLRPGVLSHGTLEIKNIQESIRFYRDFLLMRVIHHLPKACIIWLQEGWYIVCVENANAREMPVLNHFGINVDSREAVDRWHERAVREREQYGIANITSPKVAHGSYQFYLKDRDNNWWEFQYDDSIFPKIRAVAGGETKA; this is translated from the coding sequence ATGAGCGATGATTTGCGCCCCGGCGTCCTCTCCCATGGCACGCTGGAGATCAAAAACATCCAGGAGTCGATTCGATTTTACCGCGACTTTCTGCTGATGAGGGTGATCCACCACCTGCCGAAGGCCTGCATCATCTGGCTCCAGGAGGGCTGGTACATCGTCTGCGTCGAGAACGCCAACGCGCGCGAGATGCCCGTGCTGAATCACTTCGGGATCAACGTGGACTCGCGAGAGGCCGTCGACCGCTGGCACGAGCGCGCGGTGAGGGAACGCGAGCAATACGGGATCGCGAACATCACGAGCCCGAAGGTCGCTCACGGATCCTATCAGTTCTACCTGAAAGACCGTGACAACAACTGGTGGGAATTCCAGTACGACGACAGCATCTTCCCCAAGATTCGCGCGGTAGCGGGCGGCGAGACGAAGGCATGA
- a CDS encoding S1 family peptidase: MRLPPPLPLAVVPFLVAAGGCGMSLEPAPGEARQAVTGGMLEPGSPAVGAIVPVAPTCGEAENASLVTCSGTLVAPRVVLTAAHCVENADAPQVLSVVFAPEVALASPAERVRVLEGRLHLAWSAGENDIGALILAEDAPVAPVPLESSALPPDILGRTTRVVGFGIDDEGKTGSRRSGTARVTAVEAATFTIAAEPGMSCGGDSGGPLFLEVDGEERLIGVTSFGNPACTTGTNMRVDVHTDFLGAILDEVAQAPPARPPIDPTVDACTMYCEVHADCPVGMACVPRPGGGKSCAAAGLEAGHFGELCSGPDGDRLCVKAGDACRLWLPCAETLPHAETEGGGCAVTTGSNGAEGKSEAGTLTALLALAVCLRGRRRSGRA; the protein is encoded by the coding sequence ATGAGGCTCCCCCCCCCGCTCCCGCTCGCCGTCGTGCCGTTCCTCGTGGCGGCGGGCGGTTGCGGCATGTCGCTCGAGCCTGCGCCCGGGGAGGCTCGGCAAGCCGTGACGGGCGGAATGCTCGAGCCGGGCTCACCAGCCGTGGGGGCGATCGTCCCCGTGGCGCCGACCTGCGGCGAGGCAGAAAACGCCTCGCTGGTCACCTGCTCGGGCACGCTGGTCGCTCCGCGCGTCGTCCTGACCGCGGCGCATTGCGTGGAGAATGCGGACGCCCCGCAGGTGCTCTCGGTGGTATTCGCGCCCGAGGTGGCGCTGGCGTCCCCCGCCGAGCGCGTGCGCGTCCTCGAGGGTAGGCTGCACCTCGCCTGGAGCGCCGGAGAGAACGATATCGGTGCGCTGATCCTGGCCGAGGACGCGCCCGTCGCGCCCGTGCCGCTCGAATCGTCGGCATTGCCGCCGGACATCCTGGGGCGGACCACGCGCGTGGTGGGGTTCGGCATCGACGACGAGGGAAAGACCGGCAGCCGGCGCAGCGGCACTGCCCGGGTGACCGCGGTCGAGGCGGCGACCTTCACCATTGCGGCCGAGCCGGGGATGTCGTGCGGCGGGGACAGCGGCGGTCCGTTGTTTCTGGAGGTCGACGGCGAAGAACGCCTCATTGGTGTCACCTCCTTCGGCAATCCGGCGTGCACGACGGGGACCAACATGCGGGTCGACGTGCATACGGACTTTCTTGGAGCGATCCTCGACGAGGTCGCGCAGGCGCCGCCCGCGCGACCGCCGATCGATCCGACGGTGGATGCGTGCACGATGTACTGCGAGGTCCACGCGGACTGCCCCGTTGGAATGGCTTGCGTCCCCCGGCCCGGAGGGGGGAAGAGCTGCGCGGCGGCTGGTCTCGAGGCCGGTCATTTCGGCGAACTCTGCTCCGGGCCCGACGGCGATCGGCTCTGCGTGAAGGCGGGCGATGCGTGTCGTCTGTGGCTGCCCTGTGCTGAAACGCTGCCCCATGCCGAAACGGAAGGGGGCGGTTGCGCGGTGACGACGGGCAGCAATGGCGCTGAGGGGAAGAGCGAAGCGGGGACGCTCACCGCGCTGCTCGCGCTCGCGGTGTGTCTGAGAGGCCGTCGAAGATCTGGAAGGGCCTAG
- a CDS encoding group II truncated hemoglobin, with translation MTFGVGDASFRAAGGLEGLTRLVDAFYAHMEALPEAARIRAMHPDELASSRRKLTTFLCGWLGGPKLYVQEFGPISIPGAHAHFAIDEAERDAWMACMRAAVAEQPWDPAFQAYFLSAIAVPAERVRVASVARRRAPPAG, from the coding sequence ATGACGTTCGGGGTTGGCGACGCATCCTTCCGGGCAGCCGGAGGTCTCGAGGGGCTCACGCGGCTGGTGGACGCGTTCTACGCCCACATGGAGGCGCTTCCCGAGGCGGCGCGCATCCGGGCCATGCACCCGGACGAGCTCGCCTCCTCACGACGGAAGCTGACGACCTTCCTCTGCGGCTGGCTCGGCGGCCCCAAGCTGTACGTGCAGGAGTTCGGCCCGATCAGCATTCCCGGCGCCCACGCGCACTTCGCCATCGACGAGGCCGAGCGCGACGCCTGGATGGCCTGCATGCGCGCGGCGGTGGCCGAGCAGCCGTGGGACCCGGCATTCCAGGCGTATTTCCTCTCCGCGATCGCCGTCCCCGCCGAGCGGGTGCGGGTCGCTTCGGTTGCTCGCCGGCGCGCGCCGCCCGCCGGCTGA
- a CDS encoding FAD-dependent monooxygenase: MSDARTDVVIVGAGIAGCVVALTLGLEGRNVLVVERAREVGRVGPDFIKPRGIEVLRRLGLLPELARRGAIERSVIRYYHDGAPILHYDFAAHTATGHCLVVPYGALLSAVVERLSTLPNVTMWFSADVRELEGTRDGRTRVALADGRSATADVVIGADGTGSLVRQLSGIQASRHLYEQVMFLATLPLVASVAECNRLYLSSQRWAAYFYPITGDQMRVASIVPVAESASFRDEPGWAVDRLRRFVSESDDVLDAVRDPAVFQPVPLGRLHASAYHRGNVVLVGNALLEVHPMTGQGMSLAFEEAADLGRRLSSFFRGEASLDEALARYTEQRRPINTSILEYGDRLYRSFPSRERYLESFDRRAHGELY, encoded by the coding sequence ATGTCGGACGCACGCACGGACGTGGTGATCGTCGGGGCCGGCATTGCCGGCTGCGTGGTCGCCTTGACGCTGGGCCTCGAGGGTCGCAATGTGCTGGTCGTGGAGCGGGCACGCGAGGTGGGGCGCGTGGGGCCCGATTTCATCAAGCCGCGCGGCATCGAGGTCCTGCGCCGCCTCGGCCTCCTCCCGGAGCTGGCTCGCCGCGGCGCCATCGAGCGGAGCGTCATCCGCTACTACCATGACGGCGCGCCCATTCTCCATTACGACTTCGCCGCGCACACCGCCACGGGCCATTGCCTCGTCGTGCCTTACGGCGCGCTGCTCTCGGCCGTCGTCGAGCGGCTGTCGACGCTCCCCAACGTGACGATGTGGTTCTCCGCGGACGTGAGGGAGCTGGAGGGGACGCGAGACGGGCGCACGCGCGTCGCGCTGGCCGACGGCAGGAGCGCTACCGCGGATGTCGTGATCGGCGCCGACGGAACGGGCTCGCTCGTGCGCCAGCTCAGCGGTATCCAGGCCTCGCGGCACCTGTACGAGCAGGTCATGTTCCTGGCCACGCTTCCGCTGGTCGCGAGCGTGGCGGAGTGCAATCGGCTCTATCTGAGCTCGCAGCGGTGGGCTGCCTATTTCTATCCCATCACCGGCGACCAGATGCGCGTCGCGTCGATCGTCCCCGTCGCCGAGAGCGCGTCGTTCCGTGACGAGCCAGGCTGGGCCGTGGACCGGCTCCGGCGCTTCGTCTCCGAGAGCGACGACGTCCTCGACGCGGTCCGCGATCCAGCCGTTTTCCAGCCCGTCCCGCTCGGCCGATTGCACGCGAGCGCATATCATCGCGGCAACGTGGTGCTCGTGGGCAATGCGCTCCTCGAGGTGCACCCCATGACCGGCCAGGGGATGAGCCTCGCGTTCGAGGAGGCCGCGGATCTAGGGCGCAGGCTATCGTCCTTCTTCCGCGGCGAGGCATCCCTCGACGAGGCATTGGCGCGTTATACCGAGCAACGCCGCCCGATCAACACATCCATCCTGGAATACGGCGACCGCCTCTATCGCTCGTTCCCCAGCCGCGAGCGCTACCTCGAGAGCTTCGATCGCCGCGCGCACGGCGAGCTGTATTGA
- a CDS encoding ferredoxin, translated as MQVRVDENKCCGAGQCVLVAREVFDQRDDGIVILLNAAPPERLHKAVREAAAVCPAYAIEIEE; from the coding sequence ATGCAGGTGCGTGTTGACGAGAACAAGTGCTGCGGAGCTGGCCAATGCGTGTTGGTGGCGCGGGAGGTGTTCGACCAGCGGGATGACGGTATCGTGATCCTGCTCAACGCCGCGCCGCCCGAGCGGTTGCACAAAGCGGTTCGTGAAGCGGCCGCGGTGTGCCCGGCCTACGCCATCGAAATCGAAGAGTAG
- a CDS encoding SDR family oxidoreductase: protein MKLEGNTIFITGGTSGIGRALAEALHRRGNQVIIAGRRKANLDAIVRENPGMDGVELDITDPKSIAAVAAHLTAKYPKLNVLVNNAGVMVRDDVSGAVDEAVLVSTIETNLLGPVRTTSAFIEHLKKQREATIINVSSVLGFVPLAQTAVYSSTKAAIHSYSQSLRYRLRNTSVRVLELAPPWVQTELMNGAGQNEPRAMPLADFVKETMALLATDAEEIVVENARALRANPGAGEGPFVTAFNDDMSFL from the coding sequence ATGAAGCTCGAAGGCAATACGATTTTCATCACGGGTGGAACGTCGGGGATCGGTCGTGCGCTCGCGGAGGCGCTGCACCGTCGTGGGAATCAGGTGATCATCGCCGGGCGGCGCAAGGCCAACCTCGACGCGATAGTCCGCGAGAATCCCGGAATGGACGGGGTCGAGCTCGACATCACCGATCCCAAGAGCATCGCGGCGGTCGCCGCGCACCTCACCGCCAAGTATCCGAAGCTGAACGTGCTCGTGAACAACGCCGGCGTCATGGTGCGCGACGACGTCTCCGGCGCAGTCGACGAGGCCGTGCTCGTCTCCACGATCGAGACGAACCTGCTCGGTCCGGTGAGGACGACGAGCGCGTTCATCGAGCACCTGAAGAAGCAGCGAGAGGCCACGATCATCAACGTGTCGTCCGTGCTCGGGTTCGTGCCCCTCGCGCAGACGGCGGTGTACTCGTCGACGAAAGCGGCCATTCACTCCTATTCGCAGTCGCTGCGCTACCGCCTCCGCAACACGAGCGTGAGGGTGCTCGAGCTCGCGCCGCCGTGGGTGCAGACGGAGCTCATGAACGGCGCCGGCCAGAACGAGCCGCGCGCGATGCCGCTCGCCGATTTCGTGAAGGAGACGATGGCTCTCCTCGCGACCGACGCCGAGGAGATCGTGGTCGAGAACGCGAGAGCGCTCCGCGCCAACCCGGGCGCCGGAGAAGGCCCGTTCGTCACTGCGTTCAACGACGACATGAGCTTTCTGTAA
- a CDS encoding alpha/beta hydrolase, with amino-acid sequence MSVPYLVKVHHPQTDGTIVLRADVDWERDIEAKSRSEDGTVWEFEVHTDATFFYFKPCIRDASGDLRWSVGSNYLAVTTTSDAREIYPHFFGESHGTITPPFDVPEPLVGGTRRVRVYLPPGYDENTLKRYPILYMHDGANLFFPEEAFLGSDWDVDSMMNMLDAMNVIDKVIVVGVYSRDRMQEYTKPGYESYGRFLVETLKPLLESHLRILGGAENSAVMGSSLGGLVSLYLAWQWPEVFGKAACLSSTFFYQNDLYQRIGTEPRRDIRIYLDSGWPEDNYEVTRSMHSLLLSRGYEDGRDVAYHAFPRALHDEQSWGLRSHIPFQFLFRKTRDLFAAP; translated from the coding sequence ATGAGCGTTCCCTATCTCGTGAAGGTGCATCATCCGCAGACCGACGGAACCATCGTGCTCCGCGCCGACGTCGACTGGGAGAGGGACATCGAGGCGAAGAGCCGGAGCGAGGACGGGACCGTCTGGGAGTTCGAGGTCCACACCGACGCGACCTTCTTCTATTTCAAGCCCTGCATTCGCGATGCGAGCGGCGACCTGCGCTGGTCGGTCGGATCGAATTACCTCGCCGTGACCACCACGTCGGACGCGAGGGAGATCTATCCCCACTTCTTCGGCGAATCGCACGGCACCATCACCCCGCCGTTCGACGTGCCGGAGCCCCTCGTGGGCGGGACGCGCCGCGTCCGCGTGTACTTGCCGCCCGGCTATGACGAGAACACGCTGAAGAGATACCCCATCCTGTACATGCACGACGGCGCGAACCTCTTCTTTCCGGAGGAGGCGTTCCTCGGCAGCGACTGGGACGTCGATAGCATGATGAACATGCTCGACGCGATGAACGTCATCGACAAGGTCATCGTGGTCGGCGTGTACAGCCGCGACAGGATGCAGGAGTACACGAAGCCGGGATACGAGAGCTACGGGCGCTTTCTGGTCGAGACGCTGAAGCCCTTGCTCGAGAGCCACTTGCGCATCCTCGGCGGGGCCGAAAATTCGGCCGTGATGGGCTCCTCGCTCGGCGGCCTCGTCTCCCTCTATCTCGCGTGGCAATGGCCCGAGGTCTTCGGCAAGGCGGCGTGCCTCTCGAGCACGTTCTTCTACCAGAACGACCTCTACCAGCGCATCGGCACCGAGCCCCGGCGCGACATCCGCATCTACCTCGACAGCGGCTGGCCCGAGGACAATTACGAGGTCACCCGCAGCATGCACAGCCTCCTGCTCTCGCGCGGTTACGAGGACGGCCGCGACGTCGCCTATCACGCCTTCCCCAGGGCCCTCCACGACGAGCAATCGTGGGGCCTGCGGAGCCACATCCCGTTCCAGTTTCTCTTCAGAAAGACGCGAGACCTCTTCGCTGCGCCCTGA
- a CDS encoding molecular chaperone DnaJ encodes MAIDKCGICGGDGRITNAFGNETRCPSCHGTGRRSDEGGLRDVTKTKPSHYRTTTTKAPAEKSKGPETFAGVQLANEVRASEHVSNDTKAKLTREIAEHEATHGKCTETFIKKVKKQLRPVAR; translated from the coding sequence ATGGCAATCGATAAATGCGGAATCTGCGGTGGCGACGGCCGAATCACGAACGCGTTCGGGAACGAGACGCGATGCCCGAGCTGCCACGGCACCGGGCGCCGGTCCGACGAAGGCGGCTTGCGCGACGTCACCAAGACGAAGCCCTCGCACTACCGCACGACGACGACCAAGGCCCCCGCTGAAAAGTCCAAGGGGCCTGAGACGTTTGCCGGCGTTCAGCTCGCGAACGAGGTGCGTGCGAGCGAGCACGTCTCGAACGACACCAAGGCGAAGCTCACGCGCGAGATCGCGGAGCACGAGGCCACGCACGGCAAATGCACCGAGACCTTCATCAAGAAGGTCAAGAAGCAGCTCCGGCCGGTCGCGCGTTGA
- a CDS encoding S24/S26 family peptidase codes for MTTHGRRRRLRARIRSRTERSMGWATAYITKLRTGEVVSFRPRGDSMSPRIKSGQLCTVEPVDPCSLRPGDIVLCKVRGAEYLHFVKSVRAGRFQIGNNHGHINGWIGPNAIFGRLVKVEP; via the coding sequence TTGACGACCCATGGCCGCAGGCGCAGGCTGCGAGCGCGCATCCGTTCGCGCACCGAGCGCTCCATGGGCTGGGCCACCGCGTATATCACCAAGCTCCGTACCGGCGAGGTGGTCTCGTTCCGCCCGCGCGGCGACTCCATGTCTCCGCGGATCAAATCCGGCCAGCTCTGCACGGTCGAGCCGGTCGATCCGTGCAGCCTCCGCCCGGGGGACATCGTGCTCTGCAAGGTCCGCGGCGCCGAGTATCTCCACTTCGTGAAGAGCGTGCGCGCCGGCCGCTTCCAGATCGGCAACAACCACGGCCACATCAATGGCTGGATAGGGCCCAACGCGATCTTCGGCCGCCTCGTGAAGGTCGAGCCCTGA
- a CDS encoding cytochrome P450, with amino-acid sequence MSADAVPTLPIIRTCPYAPPAEHRRLREESPLAKVKLPTGATAWVATRHEDIRTILSDPRFSSSRRHPGFPRLREEPPPDNTLKPMLIELDQPEHAAVRRTVIGEFTVKRTNALGPRIQQIVDENIDAMLAGPRPVDLVQAFSLPVPSLVICEILGVPYADHEFFQLHSSKIISHKTTPVEVMQSVTALMTYLHKLVYAKEQSPTDDLLGRQIQKQREEGNFDREGLVSLAFLLLIAGHETTANMISLSTLVLLQNPEKLAAIQQDPTKTLGAVEELLRYFTIAESALGRVAKEDVEIGGVLIRAGEGVLALANTANRDPEVFENADDLDIERGARNHLAFGFGPHQCLGQNLARLELQIVLDTLFRRIPGLRPAVPVEELSFKDDATVYGVREFPVTW; translated from the coding sequence ATGAGTGCTGATGCCGTTCCGACGCTTCCCATCATCCGAACCTGCCCCTACGCACCTCCTGCGGAGCATCGCCGGCTCCGCGAAGAGAGCCCCCTCGCCAAGGTGAAGCTGCCCACGGGGGCGACGGCGTGGGTGGCGACCCGCCACGAGGACATCCGAACGATCCTGTCCGACCCGCGATTCAGCTCCAGCCGGCGCCACCCCGGCTTCCCCAGGCTGCGCGAGGAACCGCCGCCCGACAACACGCTCAAGCCGATGCTGATCGAGCTGGACCAGCCCGAGCACGCGGCTGTACGCCGGACCGTGATTGGTGAGTTCACGGTCAAGCGGACCAACGCGCTCGGCCCGCGTATCCAGCAGATCGTGGACGAGAACATCGACGCCATGCTGGCCGGGCCGCGCCCGGTCGATCTGGTGCAGGCATTCTCCCTGCCTGTGCCTTCGCTGGTGATCTGCGAGATTCTCGGCGTGCCCTACGCCGATCACGAGTTCTTCCAGCTGCATTCCTCGAAGATCATCAGCCACAAGACGACCCCCGTGGAGGTCATGCAATCGGTCACCGCGCTCATGACCTACTTGCACAAGCTGGTGTACGCCAAGGAGCAGAGCCCCACCGACGACCTCCTGGGCCGCCAGATCCAGAAGCAGCGCGAGGAGGGCAACTTCGATCGCGAGGGCCTGGTCAGCCTGGCATTCCTGCTCCTGATCGCCGGGCACGAGACCACCGCGAACATGATCTCGCTGAGCACGCTGGTGCTGCTCCAGAACCCGGAGAAGCTGGCTGCAATCCAGCAGGATCCCACCAAGACCCTGGGCGCCGTCGAGGAATTGCTGCGGTATTTCACCATTGCGGAGTCCGCGCTCGGTCGGGTCGCCAAGGAGGACGTGGAGATCGGCGGGGTGCTCATCCGCGCCGGGGAAGGCGTCCTCGCCCTGGCCAACACGGCCAACCGTGATCCGGAGGTGTTCGAGAACGCAGACGATCTCGATATCGAGCGTGGCGCCCGCAACCACCTCGCGTTCGGCTTCGGCCCGCACCAGTGCCTCGGTCAGAACCTGGCCCGGCTGGAGCTGCAGATCGTCCTCGACACGCTGTTCCGGCGCATCCCCGGCCTGCGGCCCGCCGTGCCCGTGGAGGAGCTGTCGTTCAAGGACGACGCCACCGTCTACGGCGTCCGCGAGTTCCCGGTCACGTGGTGA
- a CDS encoding RNA recognition motif domain-containing protein: MRSHESNMGNRLYVGNLSYSTTQASLESAFAAAGEVREVAMPTDRETGQPRGFAFVTMGNASAANNAIAQLNGALLDGRSIKVNEAQERPQRSGGGGGYGGGGGGGGGYGGGGGRGGRGGRY; this comes from the coding sequence ATGAGAAGCCACGAAAGCAACATGGGCAATCGTCTTTACGTCGGAAATCTCTCGTACAGCACCACCCAGGCCTCGCTCGAGAGCGCCTTTGCCGCCGCAGGCGAGGTTCGCGAGGTGGCGATGCCCACCGACCGCGAGACCGGACAGCCGCGCGGCTTCGCGTTCGTCACCATGGGGAACGCAAGCGCGGCAAATAACGCGATCGCGCAGCTCAACGGTGCCCTGCTGGACGGGCGCTCGATCAAGGTCAACGAAGCGCAGGAGCGTCCCCAGCGCAGCGGCGGCGGTGGCGGCTACGGCGGTGGCGGCGGTGGCGGCGGCGGCTACGGCGGCGGCGGTGGTCGCGGCGGTCGCGGCGGTCGTTACTGA
- a CDS encoding aminotransferase class V-fold PLP-dependent enzyme — MTPNEARREFPGLLDKVFLDAACVSLTAERARAAISRFLDMAVACHAPDASAHHIEMDRMRLEPIQQTARLLSASPANIALVESTTHGLNIAANAIPLQRGDNVLIADTEFLQVAIPWDKKRETLGIEVRPVRSHEGALEVADFEAAMDARTRAVCVSSVQWCTGNRLDMRALGELCRSRGVWLVVDAIQEIGAMAVDVRAQYADFLVAGGHKWLNAPYGCGIMVLSDRVLRELEPGSYGYLAMAEPEGGWGEYFRTPTITPYRRYEFERSAKQFEIAGTANYPGAVGLGASLSLINEVGIEAIERQVRRLGGLLQDELARTRARLVSARDPAARSGITVFQYTNSPREDRALVEEILRQKVYISIRYTSNVGGIRISTHFYNDEEDVLRLVHTLKRCAGDA; from the coding sequence ATGACCCCGAACGAAGCGAGACGAGAGTTTCCAGGCCTCCTGGACAAAGTTTTTCTCGACGCAGCCTGCGTCAGCCTCACCGCGGAGCGCGCGCGCGCCGCCATTTCGAGGTTTCTCGACATGGCCGTCGCATGCCACGCCCCGGACGCGTCGGCCCACCACATCGAGATGGACCGGATGCGCCTCGAGCCGATCCAGCAGACCGCGCGCCTCCTCTCCGCCTCGCCGGCGAACATCGCCCTCGTCGAGAGCACCACGCACGGCCTCAACATCGCCGCCAACGCGATCCCCCTGCAGCGCGGCGACAACGTGCTCATTGCCGATACCGAGTTCCTCCAGGTCGCCATTCCCTGGGACAAGAAGCGCGAGACCCTGGGCATCGAGGTGCGTCCGGTGCGAAGCCACGAAGGCGCGCTCGAGGTCGCGGATTTCGAGGCGGCCATGGACGCGCGGACGCGGGCCGTATGCGTCTCCTCGGTCCAGTGGTGCACGGGCAACCGCCTCGACATGCGCGCGCTCGGCGAGCTTTGCCGCTCGCGCGGAGTCTGGCTGGTGGTGGACGCCATCCAGGAAATCGGCGCGATGGCCGTCGACGTCCGGGCGCAATACGCAGATTTCCTCGTCGCGGGCGGCCACAAATGGCTCAACGCCCCGTACGGCTGCGGGATCATGGTCCTCTCGGATCGGGTATTGCGCGAACTCGAGCCGGGCTCGTACGGATATCTCGCCATGGCGGAGCCCGAGGGCGGCTGGGGGGAGTATTTCCGCACGCCCACCATCACCCCGTACAGGCGCTACGAGTTCGAGAGGAGCGCCAAGCAATTCGAGATCGCCGGCACGGCCAATTATCCCGGCGCCGTGGGGCTCGGCGCGTCGCTCTCGCTCATCAACGAGGTGGGCATCGAGGCCATCGAGCGGCAGGTGCGTCGCCTGGGCGGTCTGCTCCAGGACGAGCTCGCCAGGACCCGCGCCAGGCTCGTCTCCGCGCGCGATCCGGCCGCGCGCTCGGGCATCACCGTCTTCCAGTACACGAACAGCCCGCGCGAGGACCGGGCGCTCGTGGAGGAGATCCTGCGGCAGAAGGTCTACATCTCCATCCGCTACACCTCGAACGTCGGCGGGATCCGCATCTCCACGCATTTCTACAACGACGAGGAAGACGTCCTGCGCCTCGTGCACACCTTGAAGCGCTGCGCGGGCGACGCCTGA
- a CDS encoding TetR/AcrR family transcriptional regulator: MTAGTAANDTRARLLDTALKLFSEHGMEGTSLQMIADELGVTKAAVYYHFKTKDEIAEAVVAPALQELDQIIDEARTRRSRGAQIDHALAGFVDLIVRQRMLIGLCNSDPGIQRVINRTWQAPEGEDLKTKMRTVLAGAEPSLADSITVHVVFTGLAMAGGAPEYAGLDDAPLRQHLLDVGRRLLGRPRQRPGKVRLEPVPRQSPSSARQRQRKDRPRP; encoded by the coding sequence ATGACTGCCGGGACCGCTGCCAACGACACCAGAGCACGTCTGCTGGACACCGCGCTGAAGCTGTTCAGCGAACACGGGATGGAGGGCACGTCGCTGCAGATGATCGCCGACGAGCTCGGCGTCACGAAGGCCGCCGTCTACTACCACTTCAAGACCAAGGACGAGATCGCCGAGGCCGTCGTCGCGCCCGCATTGCAGGAGCTGGACCAGATCATCGACGAGGCGCGAACGAGGCGGAGCCGGGGCGCGCAGATCGATCACGCGCTGGCTGGCTTCGTCGACCTCATCGTCCGCCAGCGCATGCTGATCGGCCTGTGCAACAGCGACCCCGGGATCCAGCGCGTCATCAACAGGACGTGGCAGGCGCCGGAGGGCGAGGATCTCAAAACCAAGATGCGAACGGTCCTCGCCGGCGCCGAGCCCAGCCTCGCCGACTCGATCACGGTGCACGTCGTGTTCACGGGGCTCGCGATGGCCGGCGGCGCCCCCGAGTACGCAGGCCTGGACGACGCCCCCCTGCGCCAGCACCTCCTCGACGTGGGCAGGCGCCTTCTCGGCCGTCCCCGCCAGCGCCCAGGCAAAGTCCGGCTCGAGCCCGTCCCTCGGCAATCACCGTCCTCCGCGCGGCAGCGACAACGCAAAGATCGACCGCGTCCATGA